A genomic segment from Mus caroli chromosome 17, CAROLI_EIJ_v1.1, whole genome shotgun sequence encodes:
- the Srsf7 gene encoding serine/arginine-rich splicing factor 7 isoform X1 has translation MSRYGRYGGETKVYVGNLGTGAGKGELERAFSYYGPLRTVWIARNPPGFAFVEFEDPRDAEDAVRGLDGKVICGSRVRVELSTGMPRRSRFDRPPARRPFDPNDRCYECGEKGHYAYDCHRYSRRRRSRSRSRSHSRSRGRRYSRSRSRSRGRRSRSASPRRSRSVSLRRSRSASLRRSRSGSIIGSRYFQSRSRSRSRSRSISRPRSSRSKSRSPSPKRSRSPSGSPHRSASPERMD, from the exons ATGTCACGCTACGGGCGGTATGGAGGAG aaaccaaggtatATGTTGGTAACCTGGGAACTGGTGCTGGTAAAGGAGAGTTAGAAAGGGCATTCAGTTACTATGGGCCCTTAAGAACTGTGTGGATTGCCAGAAATCCTCCAGGATTCGCCTTTGTGGAATTTGAAGACCCTAGAGATGCAGAGGATGCAGTTCGAGGATTGGATGGGAA AGTGATTTGTGGTTCTCGAGTGAGGGTTGAACTATCAACAGGCATGCCTCGGAGATCTCGTTTTGATAGGCCACCTGCCCGTCGTCCCTTTGATCCTAATGATAGATGCTATGAGTGTGGTGAAAAGGGACATTATGCTTATGACTGTCATCGCTATAGCCGACGAAGAAGAAGCAG GTCACGATCTAGATCCCATTCCCGATCCAGGGGAAGGCGATACTCTCGCTCCCGCAGCAGGAGCCGAGGACGGAG gtCGAGATCAGCATCTCCTCGACGATCAAGGTCTGTGTCTCTTCGTAGATCAAGATCAGCTTCACTCAGAAGATCTAGGTCTGGTTCTATAATAGGATCGAGGTATTTCCA atcCCGCTCAAGGTCGAGATCAAGATCCAGGTCTATTtcacgaccaagaagcag CCGATCAAAATCCAGATCTCCATCTCCTAAAAGAAG tcgTTCCCCATCAGGAAGTCCACACAGAAGTGCAAGTCCAGAAAGAATGGACTGA
- the Gemin6 gene encoding gem-associated protein 6 → SIVLVNFLEDGRLSVTGIMGHSVQTVETVSEGDPRVREKLMHVFTAGDCKGYSPEDLEEKRTSLKKWLEKNHIPVTEQGDAQRTLCVAGVLTIDPPYAPENCSSSNEIILSRIQDLIQG, encoded by the coding sequence AGCATTGTCCTCGTAAACTTCCTTGAAGATGGCAGATTGTCTGTGACTGGAATCATGGGCCACTCTGTGCAGACTGTGGAGACCGTAAGTGAAGGGGACCCCAGAGTACGCGAGAAGCTGATGCATGTGTTTACAGCTGGAGACTGTAAAGGATACAGCCCCGAggatctggaagagaagaggaccAGCCTCAAGAAATGGCTGGAGAAGAACCACATCCCTGTCACCGAGCAGGGGGATGCACAGAGGACTCTCTGTGTGGCTGGGGTTCTGACTATAGACCCACCATACGCTCCAGAAAACTGCAGCAGCTCCAATGAGATCATTCTGTCCCGAATTCAGGATCTTATTCAAGGA
- the Srsf7 gene encoding serine/arginine-rich splicing factor 7 isoform X3, giving the protein MSRYGRYGGETKVYVGNLGTGAGKGELERAFSYYGPLRTVWIARNPPGFAFVEFEDPRDAEDAVRGLDGKVICGSRVRVELSTGMPRRSRFDRPPARRPFDPNDRCYECGEKGHYAYDCHRYSRRRRSRSRSRSHSRSRGRRYSRSRSRSRGRRSRSASPRRSRSVSLRRSRSASLRRSRSRSRSRSRSRSISRPRSSRSKSRSPSPKRSRSPSGSPHRSASPERMD; this is encoded by the exons ATGTCACGCTACGGGCGGTATGGAGGAG aaaccaaggtatATGTTGGTAACCTGGGAACTGGTGCTGGTAAAGGAGAGTTAGAAAGGGCATTCAGTTACTATGGGCCCTTAAGAACTGTGTGGATTGCCAGAAATCCTCCAGGATTCGCCTTTGTGGAATTTGAAGACCCTAGAGATGCAGAGGATGCAGTTCGAGGATTGGATGGGAA AGTGATTTGTGGTTCTCGAGTGAGGGTTGAACTATCAACAGGCATGCCTCGGAGATCTCGTTTTGATAGGCCACCTGCCCGTCGTCCCTTTGATCCTAATGATAGATGCTATGAGTGTGGTGAAAAGGGACATTATGCTTATGACTGTCATCGCTATAGCCGACGAAGAAGAAGCAG GTCACGATCTAGATCCCATTCCCGATCCAGGGGAAGGCGATACTCTCGCTCCCGCAGCAGGAGCCGAGGACGGAG gtCGAGATCAGCATCTCCTCGACGATCAAGGTCTGTGTCTCTTCGTAGATCAAGATCAGCTTCACTCAGAAGATCTAG atcCCGCTCAAGGTCGAGATCAAGATCCAGGTCTATTtcacgaccaagaagcag CCGATCAAAATCCAGATCTCCATCTCCTAAAAGAAG tcgTTCCCCATCAGGAAGTCCACACAGAAGTGCAAGTCCAGAAAGAATGGACTGA
- the LOC110283697 gene encoding tetratricopeptide repeat protein 39B-like codes for MSRFQRHEDNDEYLLSTFSLSEGEHGRMVKVTRSHNLKDSEAEDKFEDAHEIIPVATTMSLLSSLEECTTGLYLFLNNRFSDAINLIHPWSKNSSYHALIYSMFMVVKAILTFEPQDIQIGMNAAKEALKTCNNFRKKPRIVTLSRLMSRQGIKSIKEEELHAEVCYAECLVLKSAITFIQDDSLLSFLKSGVNVGSSYQIYKDCQQVLELMPENQSKTHRHLIGGIKFGVGVFNLMFSLVPPKSLKLLNMVGYSGDREVGLALLHDSASEPHINNILSVFTLLFYYNYVRVAVGVEKASTAATESLFLIYLEKFPNCVVLKFFRARFNMLNGNFESAKLKLQECIITQNEWKQVHHLCYWELMWCHIFLQNWKQAYNYANLLFQHSRWSKAIYIYSKAIILALLPPDCVDLENESLSSYFLRVDSLRIKILGSSVPIEKFIAEKSQRYGTTTGWFTAQPLLEFIYAWSGFRVMSKKIELISSWLLIIDKGKELLSENPNEEYGIDDMSLLNLLKGLCLKHLGKHLKAEHYFIRVIRKEKMLKYDHYLVPYSYYELGMLHYLKGDYANAMKNLDNIKNYKDYSMEARLQFRAHIALEQIAKLEK; via the coding sequence ATGTCACGGTTCCAAAGACATGAGGACAATGACGAGTACCTGTTAAGTACCTTTAGTCTGAGTGAAGGCGAGCATGGTAGAATGGTGAAAGTAACTAGATCCCACAATCTAAAAGACAGTGAAGCAGAGGACAAGTTCGAGGATGCCCATGAAATTATCCCTGTGGCAACAACAATGAGCCTTTTATCATCCTTGGAAGAATGCACAACTGGATTGTATTTGTTTCTAAATAACAGGTTCTCAGACGCCATCAACCTTATTCACCCATGGTCAAAAAACAGTTCATACCACGCCCTGATATACAGTATGTTTATGGTTGTCAAGGCCATCCTCACCTTTGAGCCACAGGATATCCAGATCGGAATGAACGCTGCAAAGGAAGCTTTGAAAACCTGCAACAATTTCcgaaaaaagcccaggatagtgACTTTATCTCGCCTAATGAGTAGACAGGGAATAAAGTCTATCAAAGAGGAGGAACTGCATGCAGAAGTCTGTTATGCTGAGTGTCTAGTCTTGAAGTCTGCTATAACATTTATACAGGACGACAGTTTGCTGAGTTTCCTCAAAAGCGGTGTCAATGTTGGGTCAAGCTATCAAATATACAAAGACTGCCAACAAGTCTTAGAACTTATGCCTGAGAACCAAAGTAAAACCCACAGACACCTGATTGGAGGGATAAAATTTGGAGTTGGGGTATTCAATCTGATGTTTTCACTTGTACCACCCAAATCACTGAAACTTCTCAATATGGTTGGCTATTCTGGAGACAGAGAAGTGGGCCTGGCCTTGCTCCACGACAGTGCATCTGAACCACATATAAACAACATCTTAAGTGTGTTCACTCTTCTCTTCTACTACAACTATGTGCGTGTAGCTGTTGGTGTTGAAAAGGCTTCTACTGCTGCCACCGAGAGTCTCTTCCTGATCTACCTGGAGAAATTCCCCAACTGTGTTGTACTTAAATTTTTTCGTGCACGTTTTAACATGCTAAACGGTAATTTTGAAAGCGCAAAGTTAAAGTTACAAGAGTGCATTATTACTCAGAATGAATGGAAGCAGGTTCATCACCTCTGTTACTGGGAGCTCATGTGGTGCCATATTTTCTTGCAGAATTGGAAGCAGGCCTACAACTACGCCAACCTATTGTTTCAGCACAGCAGATGGTCTAAGGCCATCTATATATACAGCAAGGCTATCATACTGGCCTTGCTTCCTCCTGACTGTGTGGACTTGGAAAACGAGAGCCTGAGCTCTTACTTCTTACGCGTGGATAGCTTGAGAATCAAAATTTTAGGCTCTTCTGTGCCCATAGAAAAGTTTATTGCTGAGAAAAGTCAGCGCTATGGTACTACGACAGGCTGGTTTACAGCACAGCCCCTTCTGGAGTTCATCTACGCCTGGAGTGGCTTCCGAGTCATGAGCAAGAAAATAGAGCTTATTTCAAGTTGGCTATTGATAATTGACAAAGGGAAAGAGCTTTTGAGTGAAAACCCAAATGAGGAGTACGGCATAGATGACATGAGCTTGTTAAATCTGCTGAAAGGCCTGTGCCTGAAGCACTTGGGCAAGCATCTGAAGGCTGAGCACTACTTTATTCGTGTTATCAGGAAGGAGAAAATGTTAAAGTACGACCACTATTTGGTGCCGTACAGTTACTATGAACTGGGGATGCTACACTATCTAAAGGGAGACTATGCCAATGCAATGAAAAACCTCGacaacataaagaactataaAGACTATTCCATGGAAGCCCGGCTACAGTTTAGGGCTCATATTGCCCTTGAACAAATAGCTAAATTAGAAAAGTGA
- the Srsf7 gene encoding serine/arginine-rich splicing factor 7 isoform X5: MSRYGRYGGETKVYVGNLGTGAGKGELERAFSYYGPLRTVWIARNPPGFAFVEFEDPRDAEDAVRGLDGKVICGSRVRVELSTGMPRRSRFDRPPARRPFDPNDRCYECGEKGHYAYDCHRYSRRRRSRSRSRSHSRSRGRRYSRSRSRSRGRRSRSASPRRSRSVSLRRSRSASLRRSRSGSIIGSRSRSRSRSRSRSISRPRSSRSPSGSPHRSASPERMD; encoded by the exons ATGTCACGCTACGGGCGGTATGGAGGAG aaaccaaggtatATGTTGGTAACCTGGGAACTGGTGCTGGTAAAGGAGAGTTAGAAAGGGCATTCAGTTACTATGGGCCCTTAAGAACTGTGTGGATTGCCAGAAATCCTCCAGGATTCGCCTTTGTGGAATTTGAAGACCCTAGAGATGCAGAGGATGCAGTTCGAGGATTGGATGGGAA AGTGATTTGTGGTTCTCGAGTGAGGGTTGAACTATCAACAGGCATGCCTCGGAGATCTCGTTTTGATAGGCCACCTGCCCGTCGTCCCTTTGATCCTAATGATAGATGCTATGAGTGTGGTGAAAAGGGACATTATGCTTATGACTGTCATCGCTATAGCCGACGAAGAAGAAGCAG GTCACGATCTAGATCCCATTCCCGATCCAGGGGAAGGCGATACTCTCGCTCCCGCAGCAGGAGCCGAGGACGGAG gtCGAGATCAGCATCTCCTCGACGATCAAGGTCTGTGTCTCTTCGTAGATCAAGATCAGCTTCACTCAGAAGATCTAGGTCTGGTTCTATAATAGGATCGAG atcCCGCTCAAGGTCGAGATCAAGATCCAGGTCTATTtcacgaccaagaagcag tcgTTCCCCATCAGGAAGTCCACACAGAAGTGCAAGTCCAGAAAGAATGGACTGA
- the Srsf7 gene encoding serine/arginine-rich splicing factor 7 isoform X6 has protein sequence MSRYGRYGGETKVYVGNLGTGAGKGELERAFSYYGPLRTVWIARNPPGFAFVEFEDPRDAEDAVRGLDGKVICGSRVRVELSTGMPRRSRFDRPPARRPFDPNDRCYECGEKGHYAYDCHRYSRRRRSRSRSRSHSRSRGRRYSRSRSRSRGRRSRSASPRRSRSVSLRRSRSASLRRSRSRSRSRSRSRSISRPRSSRSPSGSPHRSASPERMD, from the exons ATGTCACGCTACGGGCGGTATGGAGGAG aaaccaaggtatATGTTGGTAACCTGGGAACTGGTGCTGGTAAAGGAGAGTTAGAAAGGGCATTCAGTTACTATGGGCCCTTAAGAACTGTGTGGATTGCCAGAAATCCTCCAGGATTCGCCTTTGTGGAATTTGAAGACCCTAGAGATGCAGAGGATGCAGTTCGAGGATTGGATGGGAA AGTGATTTGTGGTTCTCGAGTGAGGGTTGAACTATCAACAGGCATGCCTCGGAGATCTCGTTTTGATAGGCCACCTGCCCGTCGTCCCTTTGATCCTAATGATAGATGCTATGAGTGTGGTGAAAAGGGACATTATGCTTATGACTGTCATCGCTATAGCCGACGAAGAAGAAGCAG GTCACGATCTAGATCCCATTCCCGATCCAGGGGAAGGCGATACTCTCGCTCCCGCAGCAGGAGCCGAGGACGGAG gtCGAGATCAGCATCTCCTCGACGATCAAGGTCTGTGTCTCTTCGTAGATCAAGATCAGCTTCACTCAGAAGATCTAG atcCCGCTCAAGGTCGAGATCAAGATCCAGGTCTATTtcacgaccaagaagcag tcgTTCCCCATCAGGAAGTCCACACAGAAGTGCAAGTCCAGAAAGAATGGACTGA
- the Srsf7 gene encoding serine/arginine-rich splicing factor 7 isoform X4: MSRYGRYGGETKVYVGNLGTGAGKGELERAFSYYGPLRTVWIARNPPGFAFVEFEDPRDAEDAVRGLDGKVICGSRVRVELSTGMPRRSRFDRPPARRPFDPNDRCYECGEKGHYAYDCHRYSRRRRSRSRSRSHSRSRGRRYSRSRSRSRGRRSRSASPRRSRSVSLRRSRSASLRRSRSGSIIGSRYFQSRSRSRSRSRSISRPRSSRSPSGSPHRSASPERMD, translated from the exons ATGTCACGCTACGGGCGGTATGGAGGAG aaaccaaggtatATGTTGGTAACCTGGGAACTGGTGCTGGTAAAGGAGAGTTAGAAAGGGCATTCAGTTACTATGGGCCCTTAAGAACTGTGTGGATTGCCAGAAATCCTCCAGGATTCGCCTTTGTGGAATTTGAAGACCCTAGAGATGCAGAGGATGCAGTTCGAGGATTGGATGGGAA AGTGATTTGTGGTTCTCGAGTGAGGGTTGAACTATCAACAGGCATGCCTCGGAGATCTCGTTTTGATAGGCCACCTGCCCGTCGTCCCTTTGATCCTAATGATAGATGCTATGAGTGTGGTGAAAAGGGACATTATGCTTATGACTGTCATCGCTATAGCCGACGAAGAAGAAGCAG GTCACGATCTAGATCCCATTCCCGATCCAGGGGAAGGCGATACTCTCGCTCCCGCAGCAGGAGCCGAGGACGGAG gtCGAGATCAGCATCTCCTCGACGATCAAGGTCTGTGTCTCTTCGTAGATCAAGATCAGCTTCACTCAGAAGATCTAGGTCTGGTTCTATAATAGGATCGAGGTATTTCCA atcCCGCTCAAGGTCGAGATCAAGATCCAGGTCTATTtcacgaccaagaagcag tcgTTCCCCATCAGGAAGTCCACACAGAAGTGCAAGTCCAGAAAGAATGGACTGA
- the Srsf7 gene encoding serine/arginine-rich splicing factor 7 isoform X2, whose translation MSRYGRYGGETKVYVGNLGTGAGKGELERAFSYYGPLRTVWIARNPPGFAFVEFEDPRDAEDAVRGLDGKVICGSRVRVELSTGMPRRSRFDRPPARRPFDPNDRCYECGEKGHYAYDCHRYSRRRRSRSRSRSHSRSRGRRYSRSRSRSRGRRSRSASPRRSRSVSLRRSRSASLRRSRSGSIIGSRSRSRSRSRSRSISRPRSSRSKSRSPSPKRSRSPSGSPHRSASPERMD comes from the exons ATGTCACGCTACGGGCGGTATGGAGGAG aaaccaaggtatATGTTGGTAACCTGGGAACTGGTGCTGGTAAAGGAGAGTTAGAAAGGGCATTCAGTTACTATGGGCCCTTAAGAACTGTGTGGATTGCCAGAAATCCTCCAGGATTCGCCTTTGTGGAATTTGAAGACCCTAGAGATGCAGAGGATGCAGTTCGAGGATTGGATGGGAA AGTGATTTGTGGTTCTCGAGTGAGGGTTGAACTATCAACAGGCATGCCTCGGAGATCTCGTTTTGATAGGCCACCTGCCCGTCGTCCCTTTGATCCTAATGATAGATGCTATGAGTGTGGTGAAAAGGGACATTATGCTTATGACTGTCATCGCTATAGCCGACGAAGAAGAAGCAG GTCACGATCTAGATCCCATTCCCGATCCAGGGGAAGGCGATACTCTCGCTCCCGCAGCAGGAGCCGAGGACGGAG gtCGAGATCAGCATCTCCTCGACGATCAAGGTCTGTGTCTCTTCGTAGATCAAGATCAGCTTCACTCAGAAGATCTAGGTCTGGTTCTATAATAGGATCGAG atcCCGCTCAAGGTCGAGATCAAGATCCAGGTCTATTtcacgaccaagaagcag CCGATCAAAATCCAGATCTCCATCTCCTAAAAGAAG tcgTTCCCCATCAGGAAGTCCACACAGAAGTGCAAGTCCAGAAAGAATGGACTGA